A part of Silvimonas soli genomic DNA contains:
- a CDS encoding substrate-binding periplasmic protein, whose translation MPIRSIVTVVCMLWLRQAGAALPTVEIGAEDDWYPYSGQIATESKGMAEDIVRASFAAAGFNVHFVSLPYARCVHMVLTGELAGCFDTSRTRENERDFLWPDQPMFYSRAYIYAPSDSTEHDLGPRALEGKHVAVTNGYEYGSDFDGDPLVQREVTNQSIYSLRMLALGRVQYALAFEKVADYLIRTHKSEFDGKFKVVGMTAQTNIYCVFSRSFKDSRVYLAAFNHGFATIQANGTYQDIVAAWR comes from the coding sequence GTGCCCATCCGGTCCATTGTCACCGTTGTTTGCATGCTCTGGTTGCGCCAGGCTGGCGCAGCTTTGCCGACGGTTGAGATTGGCGCCGAAGACGACTGGTATCCGTACTCCGGACAGATTGCGACTGAATCCAAAGGCATGGCTGAAGATATTGTTCGCGCTTCGTTTGCGGCGGCAGGCTTCAATGTGCATTTTGTCTCGTTACCGTATGCCCGCTGCGTGCATATGGTGCTCACCGGCGAGCTAGCCGGGTGCTTTGATACCTCGCGCACCCGCGAGAACGAGCGGGATTTTCTCTGGCCCGATCAGCCCATGTTCTACAGCCGCGCGTATATCTATGCGCCAAGTGACTCGACCGAGCATGACCTTGGCCCGCGTGCGCTGGAAGGCAAACATGTGGCGGTGACTAACGGCTACGAATACGGCAGCGATTTTGACGGCGACCCGCTGGTGCAGCGTGAGGTCACCAATCAAAGTATTTACAGTTTGCGCATGCTGGCACTTGGGCGAGTGCAATATGCGCTGGCCTTTGAGAAAGTGGCCGATTACCTGATCCGCACCCACAAGAGTGAATTCGATGGCAAATTCAAAGTGGTAGGCATGACGGCGCAAACCAACATCTATTGCGTGTTTTCCCGCAGTTTCAAAGATTCCCGCGTTTATCTGGCCGCCTTTAACCACGGTTTTGCCACCATTCAGGCGAATGGCACCTATCAGGATATCGTTGCGGCCTGGCGCTAG
- the cydX gene encoding cytochrome bd-I oxidase subunit CydX: protein MWYFTWILGLGLALAFGIINVMWLESHYAFGTQKDDVTRQRFEHYRNKKRRKG, encoded by the coding sequence ATGTGGTATTTCACCTGGATATTGGGTTTGGGGCTGGCGCTGGCGTTTGGCATCATCAATGTGATGTGGCTGGAAAGCCATTACGCCTTCGGCACGCAGAAAGACGATGTAACCCGGCAGCGCTTTGAGCATTACCGCAATAAAAAGCGGCGCAAGGGCTAG
- a CDS encoding GbsR/MarR family transcriptional regulator yields the protein MELTPLTERFILHFGEMGSRWGVNRTVGQIYAVLFISAKPLNADEIGETLGFSRSNVSMGLKELQSWRIARMVHQTGDRREYFEAPKDVWEIFRTLAEEKKKREIDPTLSMLRDAMLAAPTNDDERYAQERMRQMHELIDLATGWFDEIHRLSPETLENLMRLGSKVQKVLGLADRLRGDK from the coding sequence ATGGAACTCACCCCGCTCACCGAGCGCTTTATCCTGCACTTTGGCGAAATGGGCAGCCGCTGGGGCGTGAACCGCACTGTGGGCCAGATTTACGCCGTGCTGTTTATCTCTGCCAAGCCGCTCAATGCCGATGAAATTGGCGAAACCCTTGGTTTCTCTCGCTCCAACGTCAGCATGGGTTTGAAGGAACTGCAGTCGTGGCGAATCGCCCGCATGGTTCATCAAACCGGGGATCGGCGCGAATACTTCGAAGCGCCCAAAGACGTGTGGGAGATTTTCCGCACGCTGGCCGAAGAAAAAAAGAAGCGTGAAATCGATCCGACGTTATCCATGCTGCGTGACGCCATGCTGGCCGCGCCGACCAATGACGATGAGCGTTACGCGCAAGAACGCATGCGGCAAATGCATGAACTGATTGATCTGGCCACGGGCTGGTTTGACGAGATTCACCGCTTGTCGCCAGAAACCCTGGAAAACCTGATGCGGCTGGGTTCAAAGGTCCAGAAAGTACTGGGGCTGGCGGATCGGCTACGCGGGGATAAATAG
- a CDS encoding EAL domain-containing protein, which produces MHKRLAIGLIALIAIAAIIGPIFAALSLARTRGLQDQRNEALRLATTVLARADGVAQEFFSAHDQLMRAGASNPCSEENMVLMRRLAFSSSHLRAIAYIANNRLVCSSIGPHADGVYIGLPDIVTPRGVAIRKSVKLPFAADYDVRISSMDGYAAIMAQDAALDIDTHVKGMLLSVFYTGFDLPIASNGSVNPAWLAQLKSGDSVSFLEGNYVVALHRSARYNLVGVAAVPVVYLTQNVRKLALFMVPLGAATAILLIAVLVYIARHQTTLQTMMRTALKRQEFSLVYQPVIDLHTGRWVAAEALIRWRRLNGEVIPPDVFIPEAERTGMITQITERVLSLVAHDISHHFKAFPDFAIGVNLSAADLENERTLSLLYRVIKVTGMAPHNLVVEATERGFINAEEARQMINDIRTLGIRVAIDDFGTGYSSLSYLTSMALDHLKIDKSFIDTIGKDAVASHVPGHIIAMARSLNLTVIAEGVETAEQADYLRERGVQFAQGWLFSRAVPAAELAQKLKSMASVIRKMDTL; this is translated from the coding sequence GTGCACAAGCGTCTGGCGATCGGATTGATCGCCCTGATCGCCATCGCGGCTATTATCGGCCCGATATTTGCCGCGCTTAGCCTGGCCCGCACTCGCGGGCTGCAGGATCAGCGCAATGAAGCATTACGTCTGGCCACCACCGTTCTGGCCAGGGCCGATGGCGTTGCCCAGGAATTCTTCTCGGCGCATGACCAGCTCATGCGCGCTGGCGCGAGCAATCCTTGCTCGGAAGAAAACATGGTGCTGATGCGGCGCCTTGCCTTCAGTTCATCGCATTTACGTGCGATCGCCTACATTGCCAATAACCGCCTGGTTTGCTCGTCGATCGGGCCGCACGCCGATGGCGTCTACATTGGCCTGCCCGACATCGTCACGCCGCGCGGCGTGGCCATCCGCAAGTCGGTCAAATTGCCCTTTGCTGCCGATTACGATGTGCGGATTTCTTCAATGGATGGCTACGCGGCAATCATGGCGCAAGACGCAGCGCTAGATATCGACACTCATGTAAAAGGCATGCTGCTGAGCGTCTTTTACACCGGTTTTGATCTGCCCATTGCCTCCAACGGCAGCGTCAACCCGGCATGGCTCGCCCAGTTAAAAAGTGGCGACAGCGTTTCGTTTCTGGAAGGCAATTATGTGGTGGCGCTGCACCGCTCGGCGCGTTACAACCTGGTTGGCGTCGCGGCTGTGCCGGTGGTTTATCTGACACAAAATGTGCGCAAGCTGGCTTTGTTCATGGTGCCGTTAGGCGCGGCTACGGCCATCCTGTTAATTGCAGTATTGGTCTATATCGCGCGCCATCAAACCACACTGCAAACCATGATGCGCACTGCACTCAAGCGCCAGGAGTTCTCGCTGGTATACCAACCCGTTATCGACCTGCACACCGGTCGCTGGGTTGCGGCAGAGGCGCTGATCCGCTGGCGACGTTTGAATGGTGAAGTGATCCCGCCGGATGTGTTTATTCCGGAAGCCGAACGCACCGGCATGATTACCCAGATTACCGAGCGCGTGTTATCGCTGGTGGCGCATGACATATCCCATCATTTCAAGGCTTTTCCGGACTTTGCCATTGGCGTCAATCTGTCGGCGGCAGACCTGGAAAACGAACGCACTTTGTCTTTGTTGTATCGCGTCATCAAAGTGACCGGCATGGCGCCGCATAACCTGGTGGTCGAGGCGACCGAGCGTGGTTTTATCAACGCCGAAGAAGCCCGGCAAATGATCAATGACATCCGTACTTTGGGCATCCGGGTGGCGATTGATGATTTTGGTACTGGTTATTCCAGCTTGTCATACCTGACCAGCATGGCGCTGGACCATCTGAAAATTGATAAATCGTTTATCGATACCATTGGCAAAGACGCCGTGGCCAGCCATGTGCCGGGCCACATTATCGCCATGGCGCGCTCGCTGAATCTGACTGTTATTGCCGAGGGTGTCGAGACCGCCGAGCAAGCCGATTACCTGCGCGAGCGCGGGGTGCAATTTGCCCAAGGCTGGCTGTTTTCCCGCGCGGTGCCCGCCGCCGAGCTGGCACAAAAACTCAAAAGCATGGCCTCGGTGATCCGCAAGATGGATACCTTGTAA
- a CDS encoding cytochrome ubiquinol oxidase subunit I has protein sequence MIPAADVVELSRLQFGSTALFHFLFVPLTLGLSWILVICESMYVMTDQQVYKDMTKFWGKLFGINFAMGVTTGITLEFQFGTNWAYYSHYVGDIFGVPLAIEGMMAFFLESTFVGLFFFGWDRLSRVQHLGVTFLVALGSNLSALWILIANGWMQNPVGADFNYETMRMELTSIADVFFNPVAQVKFVHTVAAGYVAASMFVLGVSSWYLLKARDTGFAIRSFAVAAGFGLASVLSVIVLGDESGYTSGEVQQVKLAAIEAEWETMPAPATFTAIGIPNQKEERTDYAIRIPYLLGLIATRSVDKQVTGLKDLKLQYEDRIRSGMVAYEALQKLLAGDKSDPVKTQFEAHKKDLGFGLLLKKYTPNVTDATPEQIKSAANDTIPQVLPLFFSFRIMVGLGIWFLFIFAASFWFLAKRNLAPQRWLLRLCVWSIPLPWVAIELGWFVAEYGRQPWTISGILPTFLSASSLSTGQLHFSMFGLLGIYSTLFVIEMYLMIKYIRLGPSSLHTGNYHGEKKLPQGEQHA, from the coding sequence ATGATACCCGCCGCTGATGTGGTGGAACTGTCGCGCCTGCAGTTTGGTTCTACCGCGCTGTTCCACTTTCTGTTTGTGCCACTCACGCTGGGCCTGAGCTGGATTCTGGTTATTTGCGAATCCATGTATGTGATGACTGACCAGCAGGTCTACAAGGACATGACCAAGTTCTGGGGCAAGTTGTTTGGTATCAACTTTGCCATGGGCGTCACCACGGGGATTACGCTGGAATTCCAGTTTGGCACCAACTGGGCGTATTACTCGCATTACGTGGGCGACATCTTTGGGGTGCCGCTGGCCATTGAAGGCATGATGGCGTTCTTTCTGGAATCCACCTTTGTCGGGCTGTTTTTCTTTGGCTGGGATCGCCTGTCGCGCGTGCAGCATCTGGGCGTGACTTTCCTGGTGGCACTGGGTTCCAACCTGTCGGCCTTGTGGATTCTGATTGCCAACGGCTGGATGCAAAATCCGGTCGGCGCCGATTTCAATTACGAAACCATGCGCATGGAACTCACCAGCATCGCCGACGTGTTCTTCAACCCGGTGGCGCAGGTGAAGTTTGTGCATACGGTGGCGGCGGGGTATGTGGCGGCATCGATGTTTGTACTGGGTGTGTCGTCCTGGTATCTACTCAAAGCGCGTGATACCGGCTTCGCCATTCGCTCGTTTGCGGTAGCGGCGGGGTTCGGGCTGGCGTCGGTGTTGTCAGTGATCGTGCTGGGCGATGAGTCGGGTTACACATCCGGTGAAGTACAACAGGTGAAGCTGGCGGCGATTGAAGCCGAATGGGAAACCATGCCCGCACCTGCCACGTTCACCGCCATTGGTATCCCCAATCAAAAAGAAGAGCGCACCGATTACGCCATCCGCATTCCGTACTTGTTGGGCTTGATCGCCACGCGTTCGGTAGATAAACAAGTCACCGGACTGAAAGACCTCAAGCTGCAATATGAGGATCGCATTCGCAGCGGCATGGTGGCGTATGAAGCGCTGCAAAAGCTGCTGGCGGGCGACAAGAGTGATCCGGTCAAAACCCAATTTGAAGCACACAAGAAAGACTTGGGCTTTGGCTTGTTGCTGAAGAAATACACGCCAAACGTAACTGACGCGACGCCAGAGCAAATCAAGTCGGCGGCCAATGACACCATTCCGCAAGTGCTGCCGTTGTTCTTCTCCTTCCGCATCATGGTCGGGTTGGGCATCTGGTTCCTGTTTATCTTTGCCGCGTCGTTCTGGTTCCTGGCCAAACGCAATCTGGCGCCACAGCGCTGGTTGCTGCGGCTGTGCGTGTGGTCGATTCCGTTGCCGTGGGTGGCGATTGAGCTGGGTTGGTTTGTGGCCGAGTACGGTCGGCAGCCTTGGACTATTTCCGGCATCTTGCCGACCTTCCTTTCGGCGTCGTCACTCAGTACCGGGCAACTGCACTTCAGCATGTTTGGCTTGCTGGGCATCTACTCCACGCTGTTTGTGATCGAGATGTACCTGATGATCAAGTACATCCGCCTCGGGCCGTCGTCTTTGCATACAGGCAACTACCACGGCGAGAAGAAGCTGCCACAAGGGGAACAACATGCTTGA
- a CDS encoding DsbA family oxidoreductase, which produces MQLPPVREVITVGTKLKIDFVSDVSCPWCAIGLKSLEQAIARVGDEVQTEIHFQPFELNPQMVPEGQDILEHLVEKYGSTPEQMQANREGIRARGAAVGFTFNMEQRGRIYNTFDAHRLLHWAETVDTDKQRALKLALFKAYFTDGQNPSDHALLVNLSGEVGLDQTRAHAILDSDEYAADVRQLERFYQSNGINAVPAVIINERHLIQGGQPVEVFEQALRQIAAEA; this is translated from the coding sequence ATGCAGCTGCCACCAGTGCGCGAGGTAATCACCGTGGGTACCAAACTAAAGATCGATTTTGTTTCCGATGTGTCCTGCCCCTGGTGTGCCATCGGGCTCAAGTCGCTGGAACAAGCCATTGCCCGCGTGGGCGATGAAGTGCAGACCGAGATTCACTTTCAGCCATTTGAACTGAACCCGCAAATGGTGCCGGAAGGCCAGGATATCCTGGAGCATCTGGTCGAGAAGTACGGCTCCACGCCAGAGCAAATGCAGGCCAATCGCGAAGGGATTCGTGCACGTGGTGCCGCAGTGGGGTTCACTTTCAACATGGAACAGCGTGGCCGCATCTACAACACGTTTGACGCGCACCGCTTGTTGCATTGGGCCGAAACCGTCGATACCGACAAACAACGCGCGCTCAAACTGGCGCTGTTCAAAGCCTATTTTACCGATGGCCAGAATCCGTCTGATCACGCTTTGCTGGTGAACCTGTCTGGTGAGGTCGGCCTGGATCAAACCCGCGCCCACGCCATTCTGGACTCCGATGAATACGCCGCCGACGTGCGCCAGCTGGAACGTTTCTACCAAAGCAATGGCATCAACGCCGTACCGGCCGTGATCATCAACGAGCGCCATCTGATCCAGGGCGGTCAGCCGGTGGAAGTATTTGAACAAGCGCTGCGGCAGATTGCTGCCGAGGCCTGA
- a CDS encoding flavin reductase family protein produces the protein MSEEVCFYEPALGHGLPHDPFNAIVGPRPIGWISSRASDGKLNLAPYSFFNAFNYTPPIIGFASVGAKDSLRNIEQTGEFCWNLATRPLAAAMNQTCAAVPPEVDEFALAGLTPESSRLVKVPRVKESPVSFECKLSQIVQLQSAAGQQVNSWLILGEVVGVHIATALLVDGIYQTALAQPILRGGGAADYFEITQDMLFKMARPT, from the coding sequence ATGTCTGAGGAAGTCTGTTTTTACGAACCCGCGTTGGGGCACGGTTTGCCGCACGATCCATTCAACGCCATTGTCGGGCCACGGCCAATAGGCTGGATTTCGTCACGCGCCAGCGATGGCAAGCTCAACCTCGCGCCATACAGTTTCTTCAATGCCTTTAACTACACTCCGCCAATCATTGGCTTTGCCAGCGTCGGCGCCAAAGACAGCCTGCGTAATATCGAGCAGACCGGCGAATTTTGCTGGAATCTGGCGACCCGGCCACTGGCTGCCGCAATGAACCAGACCTGTGCCGCCGTGCCGCCAGAAGTCGATGAATTTGCCCTCGCAGGCCTGACCCCCGAATCCTCACGCCTGGTTAAAGTGCCGCGAGTAAAAGAAAGCCCGGTATCGTTTGAATGCAAACTTAGCCAGATCGTGCAGCTGCAATCCGCGGCGGGTCAGCAGGTGAATAGCTGGCTGATTCTGGGGGAGGTGGTTGGCGTGCATATCGCCACAGCGTTACTGGTAGATGGCATATACCAGACTGCGCTGGCCCAGCCCATTTTGCGCGGCGGCGGTGCGGCGGATTATTTCGAGATCACCCAGGACATGCTGTTCAAAATGGCGCGGCCAACTTGA
- a CDS encoding AraC family transcriptional regulator, producing MNPVAKALWLIESGLQAEVTLERLAQVCGVSRFSLLRAFGAVTGCSVMSYLRARRLSEAARVLATGAPNILDVALDAGYGSHEAFTRAFREQFGLTPQALREQSHLNGITLMEPFRMDQQHFIDLEAPRFETSQPMLIAGLGERYTFDTNDGIPRQWQRFSPWIGRVPGEVKGVAYGVCCNGDGNDSFEYIAGVQVASTSGLPADFHHVQIPQRRYAVFTHRKHISTIRDTINAIWNKWLPESGFRHGNAPDFERYDQAFDPATGNGSFEIWVPIED from the coding sequence ATGAATCCGGTAGCAAAAGCACTCTGGCTGATCGAGTCCGGGCTACAAGCCGAAGTGACACTGGAACGGCTGGCCCAGGTGTGCGGCGTGTCGCGTTTCAGCTTGCTTCGGGCGTTCGGCGCGGTCACCGGCTGTTCGGTCATGAGCTATTTACGGGCCCGCCGGCTAAGCGAAGCGGCGCGGGTTCTGGCAACTGGCGCGCCCAATATTCTGGATGTGGCACTGGACGCCGGTTATGGCTCTCACGAAGCGTTTACTCGGGCATTTCGCGAGCAATTTGGCCTCACGCCGCAAGCGCTACGTGAGCAAAGCCACCTGAATGGCATCACTTTGATGGAGCCTTTTCGCATGGACCAACAACACTTTATCGATCTGGAAGCACCGCGTTTTGAAACCAGCCAGCCCATGCTGATCGCCGGACTGGGCGAACGCTATACCTTTGACACCAATGACGGCATTCCGCGCCAGTGGCAACGTTTTAGCCCGTGGATCGGCCGCGTGCCGGGAGAAGTAAAAGGCGTGGCGTACGGGGTGTGTTGTAACGGCGACGGTAACGACAGCTTTGAGTATATCGCCGGGGTGCAGGTGGCCAGCACGAGCGGGCTGCCAGCGGATTTTCACCACGTCCAGATTCCGCAGCGACGCTACGCGGTATTCACGCATCGCAAACACATCTCGACCATTCGCGACACCATCAATGCCATCTGGAACAAATGGCTGCCGGAATCCGGGTTTCGTCATGGCAATGCACCGGACTTTGAGCGCTACGATCAAGCGTTTGATCCCGCTACCGGCAACGGTTCATTTGAAATCTGGGTGCCCATCGAGGACTGA
- a CDS encoding helix-turn-helix transcriptional regulator, with product MTPRLKGLARTVSNRIIAHSLPAFVQAGISPEAFVRHTGIALDDLIDPQGRIEGVRHRRVVELAASMSVPRGMLELNVTDLFHDYPVLGNLCINARTLRTAIGHYLAYRGLIGEFDFLLCRQSATRIQFEYISEFAPQASFQALANFMSLIALIRAYDQRAQTVFHAEFVGVAPPFASSIAQCFGAPVRFAQSANRLWFDSVALDTPVPQHNAALEPWLQAQAQQELTRIQRLHLFSANVETLIREFLADPANDQSGASLLQQLCQRLNTTRWTLRRQLQQEGTHFRELELKVKTGESRRLLSETALSVAQISEQLGFASQSAFTRFFKARHALPPLSYRQHTQTAGERKLA from the coding sequence ATGACTCCGCGTCTAAAAGGACTCGCTCGCACTGTTTCCAACCGCATCATTGCGCATTCGTTACCGGCATTTGTACAAGCCGGGATCTCGCCGGAGGCCTTTGTCCGGCACACCGGCATCGCGCTGGATGATCTGATCGACCCGCAAGGGCGTATTGAAGGCGTGCGGCATCGGCGCGTGGTCGAACTGGCGGCCTCCATGAGCGTGCCGCGTGGCATGCTGGAGCTGAACGTTACCGATCTGTTTCATGACTATCCGGTACTGGGAAACCTGTGCATCAACGCGCGCACCCTGCGCACGGCCATCGGGCACTATCTGGCGTATCGCGGCCTGATCGGTGAATTCGATTTTTTACTATGCAGACAGTCCGCCACCCGCATTCAGTTTGAATACATCTCCGAATTCGCTCCACAAGCGAGTTTCCAGGCTCTGGCCAATTTCATGTCGCTGATCGCGCTGATCCGGGCTTACGACCAGCGCGCACAAACCGTGTTTCACGCCGAATTTGTCGGCGTTGCACCACCCTTTGCCAGCAGCATCGCCCAATGTTTTGGCGCCCCGGTGCGCTTTGCCCAGAGCGCCAATCGTTTGTGGTTTGATTCGGTGGCGCTGGACACACCCGTGCCACAACACAACGCGGCGCTGGAACCGTGGCTGCAAGCACAAGCCCAGCAAGAACTCACCCGCATCCAGCGTTTGCATCTCTTCTCCGCCAATGTCGAAACACTGATCCGCGAATTTTTGGCCGACCCGGCCAACGACCAGAGTGGCGCCTCGTTACTGCAGCAGCTATGCCAGCGACTCAACACCACGCGCTGGACCTTGCGCCGCCAGCTGCAACAAGAAGGCACGCATTTTCGGGAACTGGAACTCAAAGTCAAAACCGGCGAATCGCGACGTTTGTTGTCCGAGACTGCGCTGAGCGTGGCCCAGATCAGCGAGCAATTGGGGTTTGCCTCGCAAAGTGCATTTACCCGTTTTTTCAAGGCCCGCCACGCGCTGCCACCATTGTCTTACCGCCAACACACGCAAACCGCTGGCGAGCGCAAACTGGCCTGA
- the cydB gene encoding cytochrome d ubiquinol oxidase subunit II, with translation MLDYETLKLIWWALVGVLLIGFALTGGWDLGIAVLLPFLGKNDDERRVLINTVGPTWEGNQTWLITAGGALFAAWPLVYAAAFSVFYIALMLTLFALFLRPVGFDYRSKLPNPKWRNGWDWGLFVGGLVPSIIFGVAFGNLFTGVSYQFDNTMRVSYGDASFFDLLNPLALFCGVVSLAMLTLHGAAFLQLRTEGVIQARARRAVQVAGVITAALFVLGGFWISQRAGLQITQMGSPNDVLRPLDKVVESLPGGWLANYARYPLTWLLPALGVAGAVLAVVFAGIRLRWLTLLASSVALIGIILTAGWSLFPFVLPSSLDPKSSLTVWDAVSSHKTLGIMLGVAIVFMPIISLYTGWVYRVMRGKVTVERIRAETHTSY, from the coding sequence ATGCTTGATTACGAAACACTCAAGCTGATCTGGTGGGCGCTGGTGGGCGTGTTGTTGATCGGCTTTGCGCTCACTGGCGGCTGGGATCTGGGCATTGCCGTGTTGTTACCGTTCCTCGGCAAAAACGATGATGAACGCCGGGTGCTGATCAACACCGTAGGGCCGACGTGGGAGGGCAACCAGACCTGGTTGATTACTGCTGGCGGCGCCTTGTTTGCGGCGTGGCCACTGGTGTACGCGGCGGCCTTTTCAGTGTTCTATATCGCGTTGATGCTGACGTTGTTTGCCTTGTTTTTACGCCCGGTCGGCTTTGACTATCGTAGCAAGCTGCCCAATCCGAAATGGCGTAATGGCTGGGACTGGGGCTTGTTCGTGGGCGGGCTGGTGCCGTCGATCATCTTTGGCGTGGCTTTTGGCAATCTGTTCACCGGTGTGTCTTATCAGTTTGATAACACCATGCGGGTGAGCTACGGCGATGCCAGTTTCTTTGATCTGCTGAACCCGTTAGCGCTGTTCTGCGGCGTGGTGTCGCTAGCGATGCTCACCCTGCATGGCGCGGCGTTTCTGCAATTGCGCACTGAGGGTGTGATCCAGGCGCGGGCACGGCGGGCGGTGCAGGTGGCTGGCGTCATCACAGCGGCGTTGTTTGTGCTGGGCGGGTTCTGGATATCGCAACGCGCCGGTTTGCAGATCACCCAAATGGGTTCGCCCAATGACGTGCTGCGGCCGCTGGATAAAGTCGTGGAATCGCTCCCCGGCGGCTGGCTGGCTAACTACGCGCGTTACCCGCTGACCTGGTTGTTGCCGGCGTTGGGCGTCGCCGGCGCGGTGCTGGCGGTGGTATTTGCGGGCATTCGGTTGCGCTGGTTGACGTTGCTGGCCAGTAGCGTGGCGCTGATCGGCATCATCCTCACAGCGGGCTGGTCGTTGTTCCCGTTCGTGTTGCCATCTTCGCTAGATCCGAAATCCAGCCTGACGGTGTGGGATGCGGTATCCAGCCATAAAACGCTGGGCATCATGCTGGGCGTGGCGATTGTATTCATGCCGATCATTTCGCTGTACACCGGCTGGGTTTATCGCGTGATGCGCGGCAAGGTCACGGTAGAACGCATCCGTGCCGAAACGCACACCAGTTATTAA